In a genomic window of Sporosarcina trichiuri:
- the trmD gene encoding tRNA (guanosine(37)-N1)-methyltransferase TrmD — MNVQVLSLFPEMFTGVFNSSILKKAQENGAVQLGVTDFREYSENKHKKVDDYPYGGGAGMVLKPEPLFNAVKAVTNGSEKPPRVILMCPQGERFSQAKAEELAEEEQLVFICGHYEGYDERIREHLVTDELSIGDFVLTGGELAAMTMIDSIVRLLPGVLGNNVSSVEDSFSTGLLEHPQYTRPADYEGLPVPDVLLSGNHAEIDKWRMEQSLKRTFERRPDLLETYPLTPEQQKILSRLKSQQ, encoded by the coding sequence ATGAACGTCCAGGTCCTGTCGCTGTTCCCCGAGATGTTTACCGGGGTGTTCAATTCCTCGATACTGAAAAAAGCCCAGGAAAACGGAGCGGTGCAGCTCGGCGTGACGGATTTCCGGGAGTACTCGGAGAACAAGCATAAGAAGGTCGATGACTATCCATATGGTGGCGGTGCCGGGATGGTGCTGAAACCGGAACCGCTGTTCAATGCGGTGAAAGCGGTGACGAACGGATCTGAAAAGCCGCCGCGGGTCATCCTCATGTGTCCGCAGGGGGAGCGGTTCAGCCAGGCGAAGGCGGAAGAACTTGCAGAAGAAGAGCAGCTCGTATTCATCTGCGGTCATTATGAAGGGTATGATGAACGGATTCGCGAGCATCTTGTGACGGACGAGCTCTCCATCGGCGACTTCGTCCTGACAGGCGGCGAGCTGGCGGCGATGACGATGATCGACAGTATCGTCCGCCTGCTGCCGGGGGTCCTCGGCAACAACGTCTCCTCCGTGGAGGATTCCTTTTCGACGGGACTGCTGGAGCATCCGCAGTATACACGTCCGGCAGATTATGAAGGTCTCCCGGTTCCGGATGTCCTGCTGTCCGGCAACCACGCCGAGATTGACAAATGGCGGATGGAACAATCGCTGAAGAGGACATTCGAGCGGCGGCCGGATCTGCTGGAGACCTATCCGCTGACGCCGGAGCAGCAGAAGATCCTCAGCCGTCTGAAATCCCAGCAGTAA
- the rimM gene encoding ribosome maturation factor RimM (Essential for efficient processing of 16S rRNA), whose amino-acid sequence MQWFNVGELVNTHGVQGEVRVLSRTDFPEERFAVGSELALFMPNETKPVHLKIASSRRHKNFYLLTFEGHYNLSHVEKYKTGMLKISEKQLGELEDNEFYYHEIIGCKVVSLEGETIGTVTEILETGANDVWTVTPETGKPHYIPYIEDIVKEIDVPNKTITIDVMEGLLS is encoded by the coding sequence ATGCAATGGTTTAACGTTGGAGAACTTGTCAATACACACGGCGTCCAGGGGGAAGTGCGGGTCTTGTCACGCACCGACTTTCCCGAGGAACGCTTTGCAGTCGGCAGCGAACTGGCGCTCTTCATGCCGAACGAAACAAAACCTGTTCACCTGAAGATCGCAAGTTCGCGCCGCCACAAAAATTTCTACCTGCTCACGTTCGAAGGCCATTACAACTTGAGCCATGTAGAGAAGTATAAAACCGGTATGCTGAAAATCTCCGAGAAGCAGCTCGGCGAGTTGGAAGACAACGAGTTCTACTATCATGAAATCATAGGCTGCAAGGTCGTCTCCCTGGAAGGGGAGACAATCGGCACAGTCACGGAAATCCTGGAAACGGGTGCGAACGATGTCTGGACAGTGACACCCGAAACAGGCAAACCGCATTACATCCCGTACATCGAAGACATCGTCAAGGAGATCGACGTACCGAACAAGACAATCACGATCGATGTCATGGAAGGTCTCCTGTCATGA
- a CDS encoding KH domain-containing protein, with amino-acid sequence MEQLIQTIVKPLVDHPESVQIEKDEQDTRIAYKLSVHPEDMGKIIGKQGRVAGAIRTIVTSAAGSHRGKRVYIDIVD; translated from the coding sequence ATGGAGCAGCTGATCCAGACAATCGTGAAACCGCTGGTCGATCATCCTGAATCGGTGCAGATCGAAAAGGATGAGCAGGACACCCGGATTGCCTACAAACTTTCCGTCCACCCGGAAGACATGGGGAAGATCATAGGAAAGCAGGGCCGTGTCGCAGGCGCGATACGGACAATTGTGACATCAGCTGCAGGCAGCCACCGCGGTAAACGGGTCTATATCGATATCGTTGACTAA
- the rpsP gene encoding 30S ribosomal protein S16, with translation MSVKIRLKRMGAKKSPFYRIVVADSRSPRDGRQIETVGTYNPLTKPAEVKIDEEKVLQWMQNGAKPSDTVRNLLSEQGIMEKFHNAKLGK, from the coding sequence ATGTCAGTTAAAATTCGTCTAAAACGTATGGGTGCAAAGAAATCACCTTTCTATCGTATCGTAGTTGCCGATTCACGTTCACCGCGTGACGGCCGTCAAATCGAAACAGTCGGAACTTACAACCCGCTCACGAAGCCGGCTGAAGTGAAGATCGACGAAGAAAAAGTACTGCAGTGGATGCAGAACGGCGCAAAGCCGTCCGATACAGTCCGCAACTTGCTTTCTGAGCAGGGCATCATGGAGAAATTCCATAACGCGAAACTCGGTAAGTAA
- the ffh gene encoding signal recognition particle protein, whose amino-acid sequence MAFEGLAERLQGTLQKITGKGKISEADVKEMMREVRLALIEADVNLKVVKEFVKTVSERSVGQDVMKSLTPGQQVVKIVKDELTNLMGEEQSGIQFARKAPTVIMMVGLQGAGKTTTSGKLANSLRKRNNKKPLLVAADVYRPAAVQQLQTIGKQLTIPVFSLGTDVSPVEIVRQALAKADEDHNDVVIIDTAGRLHIDEALMQELKDIRELASPDETFLVVDAMTGQDAVNVAKNFDDTIGITGVALTKLDGDTRGGAALSIRSVTQKPIKYVGMGEKMDALEPFHPERMASRILGMGDVMSLIEKAQENVDEEKARDLEQKLRTQTFTLDDFLDQLQQVKKMGPLDEILKMMPGFNKIKGLENAQVDESQMGKVEAVIYSMTTQERATPEMINASRKKRIAKGSGTSIQEVNRLLKQFEEMKKMVKQMTGAQMKNKKKMKFPGMDAFFK is encoded by the coding sequence ATGGCTTTTGAGGGATTGGCGGAGCGCCTGCAAGGGACGCTTCAGAAAATTACAGGCAAGGGCAAGATCAGTGAAGCCGACGTCAAGGAAATGATGCGCGAAGTCAGGCTTGCACTGATCGAGGCGGACGTCAACTTGAAAGTCGTCAAGGAGTTCGTCAAGACGGTAAGCGAGCGATCTGTCGGACAGGACGTCATGAAGAGCCTGACACCGGGACAGCAGGTCGTGAAGATCGTCAAAGACGAATTGACGAACTTGATGGGCGAAGAGCAGTCCGGCATCCAGTTCGCACGCAAAGCGCCGACGGTCATCATGATGGTCGGCCTGCAGGGGGCCGGGAAAACGACAACTTCCGGAAAGCTTGCCAACTCGCTGCGGAAACGCAACAACAAGAAACCGCTGCTCGTCGCGGCGGACGTCTACCGTCCGGCAGCCGTCCAGCAGCTGCAGACGATCGGGAAACAGCTCACCATTCCGGTCTTCTCTCTCGGAACGGACGTGTCACCTGTCGAAATCGTCCGGCAGGCGCTTGCAAAGGCGGATGAAGACCATAATGACGTAGTCATCATCGATACGGCGGGACGTCTCCATATCGACGAAGCGCTCATGCAGGAACTGAAAGATATCCGCGAGCTCGCTTCACCGGATGAAACGTTCCTCGTCGTCGATGCCATGACAGGTCAGGATGCCGTCAATGTCGCGAAGAACTTTGATGATACGATCGGCATCACAGGCGTCGCGCTCACCAAACTGGACGGTGATACACGCGGCGGGGCGGCATTGTCCATCCGTTCCGTCACCCAAAAACCGATCAAGTACGTCGGTATGGGTGAGAAGATGGACGCGCTCGAACCATTCCATCCCGAGCGCATGGCATCACGGATCCTCGGCATGGGCGATGTCATGTCGCTCATCGAGAAAGCACAGGAAAACGTCGATGAGGAAAAGGCGCGGGATCTCGAACAGAAACTGCGCACACAGACCTTCACCCTCGATGATTTCCTGGACCAGCTCCAGCAGGTGAAGAAGATGGGGCCGCTCGATGAGATCCTCAAGATGATGCCGGGCTTCAACAAAATAAAAGGGCTCGAGAACGCTCAGGTGGATGAAAGCCAGATGGGGAAAGTCGAAGCGGTCATCTATTCGATGACGACCCAGGAGCGTGCCACGCCTGAAATGATCAATGCGAGCCGCAAGAAACGGATCGCAAAAGGGTCAGGCACGTCGATCCAGGAAGTGAACCGACTGCTGAAGCAATTCGAGGAAATGAAGAAGATGGTGAAGCAGATGACCGGGGCGCAGATGAAGAACAAAAAGAAGATGAAATTCCCCGGCATGGACGCATTTTTCAAATAA
- a CDS encoding putative DNA-binding protein — MLEKTTRVNFLFDFYQSLLTDKQRIYMELYYLDDLSLGEIAEEYNVSRQAVYDNVRRTEAMLEDYEAKLMLFGKYQQRALMIEQLEQHLAANRSMTEEAAGLLRQIKEHD, encoded by the coding sequence ATGCTTGAGAAAACGACCCGCGTCAATTTCCTCTTTGATTTCTATCAATCGCTGTTGACGGACAAACAGCGCATTTACATGGAATTGTATTATCTCGACGACCTGTCCCTCGGTGAGATTGCCGAAGAGTACAATGTGTCGAGACAGGCGGTCTACGATAATGTGCGCAGGACGGAAGCGATGCTGGAAGACTACGAAGCCAAACTCATGCTGTTCGGCAAGTACCAGCAGAGGGCGTTGATGATCGAACAGCTTGAACAGCATCTCGCCGCAAACCGGTCAATGACTGAGGAAGCGGCCGGCCTGCTGCGGCAAATAAAAGAGCACGACTAG
- the ftsY gene encoding signal recognition particle-docking protein FtsY, which translates to MSFFKKMKEKITGTNEAVTGKFKDGLSKTRDSFTSKVNDLVARFREVDEEFFEELEEVLLQADVGFETVMELIDQLKMEVKRKNIKDTAGIQTVISEKLVDIYNAQGEDSNALNIQEDGITVILMVGVNGVGKTTTIGKLASRLQAEGKTVMLAAGDTFRAGAIDQLVVWGERAGVEVIRQSEGSDPAAVMYDAVNAAKKRGVDVLICDTAGRLQNKVNLMNELQKVHRVIGREIEGAPHEVLLALDATTGQNALIQAETFKEATDVTGIVLTKLDGTAKGGIVLAIRSKLNIPVKFVGLGEGIDDLQPFEPEKYVYGLFADGLELEAEEESAEESGDK; encoded by the coding sequence ATGTCATTCTTCAAGAAAATGAAAGAAAAAATAACAGGCACGAACGAAGCCGTCACCGGAAAGTTCAAGGACGGCCTGAGCAAGACGCGGGACTCATTCACATCCAAAGTGAATGACCTCGTAGCCCGTTTCAGGGAAGTGGACGAGGAATTCTTCGAAGAACTGGAGGAAGTGCTTCTGCAGGCGGATGTCGGCTTCGAGACGGTCATGGAACTGATCGATCAGCTGAAAATGGAAGTCAAGCGCAAGAACATCAAAGACACAGCCGGCATCCAGACAGTCATCTCGGAGAAACTTGTCGATATTTACAATGCACAGGGTGAAGACAGCAATGCACTCAACATACAGGAAGACGGAATCACCGTCATCCTCATGGTCGGCGTCAACGGAGTCGGCAAGACGACGACGATTGGGAAGCTGGCATCCCGCCTGCAGGCGGAAGGCAAAACGGTCATGCTTGCAGCCGGGGATACATTCCGGGCAGGGGCGATCGATCAGCTCGTCGTCTGGGGCGAGCGGGCAGGTGTCGAAGTCATCCGCCAGTCAGAAGGATCCGATCCGGCCGCCGTCATGTACGATGCCGTGAACGCGGCGAAGAAACGCGGTGTCGATGTCCTGATCTGCGATACAGCGGGCCGGCTGCAGAACAAAGTGAACCTGATGAACGAATTGCAGAAAGTCCACCGTGTCATCGGCAGGGAGATCGAGGGGGCCCCCCATGAAGTCCTGCTGGCACTTGACGCGACAACCGGACAGAATGCACTTATCCAGGCGGAAACCTTCAAGGAAGCGACCGATGTCACAGGTATCGTGCTGACCAAGTTGGATGGCACGGCAAAAGGCGGAATCGTCCTTGCGATCCGCAGCAAGCTGAACATCCCTGTGAAATTCGTCGGTCTCGGCGAAGGCATCGATGATCTGCAGCCGTTCGAGCCGGAAAAGTATGTATACGGCCTGTTCGCGGACGGTCTGGAACTGGAAGCCGAAGAGGAATCTGCTGAAGAAAGTGGAGACAAGTAA
- the smc gene encoding chromosome segregation protein SMC, protein MFLKRLEIIGFKSFADKVSIDFVPGVTAVVGPNGSGKSNVIDAIRWVLGEQSAKSLRGAKMQDVIFAGSDSRKALNFAEVTLILDNSTGLFPLDYTEISVSRRVFRSGESSFQLNGQVCRLKDINDVFVDSGLGKEAFSIISQGRVDEILNSRPEDRRSIFDEAAGVLKYRMRKKKAEFKLIETDDNLDRILDILKELDDRMEPLAENARAAERHRTLASDLREADVRLMNAEAHALRTELQENRSASDEKRGIRTRLEKTVSAVEQETADAKAMLAALDTAVGALQEQLVTASAEAEKWEGRRLLSIEKQRNAKERSVRLAEELKTVRRSLEQLEARKSELLHETETTNGQLSEKTEEMASISKKLKRSLAETEQEIENLKSSYIEVLNKEATVRNELKHIEERLAGEQHSSEKSDEQTLELRTRITDLQKRKEEQSETLRRMRDESKKVTAQSEEARQNLKQSEQRLAETQKLQQQAVNKRYELQGRLRALKSMEADFSGFYSGVKEVLLAKQSDTLQGIEGAVAELINVDRKHLKAVETALGGAMQHIIATAEPAARTAIQYLKKKNSGRATFLPLDVMKARYVPNDVLAKVRHHGSFIGTAEQLTGADPKYKNVIANLLGATIVADTLTGASEIAKLAGYRYRIVTLDGDVVNAGGSLTGGGSKGQSTVFSRKAELETLTGQLAKLNESVEAAEQKARDIKFATAGSLQTVTAADRRLAELKSAAEEIDAALRETSYELRTAEAQYQMFERDRAGAKDTASTLLTKRSDLERQQQLLKREQQEIQRAVASLERLAADRRTEEQVLRERYSELREQTAVLREQAAHKAALAEDAGRELEASETRLRRLEEENRFLSGQEQGEMLSPEEIERKITETAAAVESLKSDLLAKKEERDRISGEVGERELLLKKEADRLAQLAAELNRLHVQYSRSEVKLESLGGRLLEEYGLYPDFEVLEGFDETETRRRVERLKQEIASLGPVNPGAVEEYREVLERHTFLTEQRNDLLEAKTTLEEAMSEMDTEMKTRFTSTFNAVQQRFRTVFKEMFGGGEADLVLTDPGNMLETGIDIIARPPGKKRQNLSLLSGGERALTAITLLFAIIEVRPVPFCILDEVEAALDEANVIRYSRYLKKFSEDTQFIVITHRKGTMEGADVLYGITMQESGVSRLLSVKMSDVPEAALQTT, encoded by the coding sequence GTGTTTTTAAAACGACTGGAAATCATCGGATTCAAATCCTTTGCCGATAAAGTATCCATCGATTTTGTTCCGGGCGTCACGGCTGTCGTAGGCCCGAACGGCAGCGGGAAGAGCAATGTCATCGATGCGATCCGGTGGGTGCTCGGTGAGCAATCCGCGAAATCACTGCGCGGTGCCAAGATGCAGGACGTCATTTTTGCAGGCAGTGACTCCCGAAAAGCGCTGAATTTTGCGGAAGTGACCTTGATCCTGGACAACTCGACAGGCCTGTTTCCGCTCGACTATACGGAAATCAGCGTCAGCCGGCGTGTGTTCCGTTCCGGGGAGAGCTCCTTCCAGCTGAACGGACAAGTGTGCCGCCTGAAGGACATCAATGACGTCTTCGTGGACTCCGGATTAGGCAAAGAAGCGTTCTCCATCATCTCCCAGGGGCGGGTCGATGAAATCCTCAACAGCCGTCCCGAAGACAGGCGGAGTATCTTCGACGAAGCGGCAGGTGTCCTGAAATACCGCATGCGCAAGAAAAAAGCGGAATTCAAGCTGATTGAAACGGACGACAATCTCGACCGCATCCTTGATATCCTCAAAGAACTCGATGACCGGATGGAGCCGCTTGCCGAGAATGCGCGCGCGGCTGAACGCCATCGGACGCTGGCTTCCGATTTGCGGGAGGCGGATGTCCGGCTGATGAATGCGGAAGCCCATGCACTCCGAACCGAACTGCAGGAGAACCGTTCGGCATCGGATGAAAAGAGGGGAATCCGTACTCGCCTTGAAAAGACAGTCTCAGCCGTGGAACAGGAGACTGCAGACGCAAAAGCCATGCTGGCTGCCCTCGACACAGCTGTCGGCGCCCTGCAGGAACAGCTTGTCACGGCGAGCGCCGAAGCCGAGAAATGGGAAGGGCGGCGGCTGCTGTCGATCGAGAAACAGCGGAATGCAAAAGAACGCTCGGTGCGTCTTGCGGAAGAACTCAAGACTGTCCGCCGGTCCTTGGAACAGCTGGAAGCAAGAAAATCGGAGCTGCTCCATGAAACCGAAACGACGAACGGGCAGCTGTCGGAAAAAACCGAAGAGATGGCGTCCATATCCAAGAAATTGAAGCGGTCCCTTGCAGAAACGGAGCAGGAAATTGAAAACCTGAAATCCTCCTATATCGAAGTGCTGAACAAAGAAGCGACCGTGCGCAACGAACTGAAACATATCGAGGAGCGGCTGGCAGGCGAACAGCATTCCTCCGAAAAATCGGACGAACAGACGCTTGAGCTTCGCACCAGAATCACAGATCTGCAGAAGCGGAAAGAAGAACAGTCGGAAACACTCCGGCGGATGAGGGATGAATCGAAGAAAGTCACTGCCCAATCTGAAGAAGCCAGACAGAACCTGAAGCAGAGCGAGCAGCGACTCGCAGAAACGCAGAAACTCCAGCAGCAGGCTGTGAATAAGCGGTACGAACTGCAGGGGCGGCTGCGTGCGCTGAAAAGCATGGAAGCCGATTTTTCAGGCTTCTATTCCGGTGTCAAGGAAGTGCTGCTTGCGAAACAGTCGGACACACTCCAGGGCATCGAGGGGGCGGTCGCAGAACTCATCAACGTCGACAGGAAACATCTGAAGGCAGTGGAGACGGCACTCGGCGGCGCCATGCAGCATATCATCGCAACTGCTGAACCGGCTGCGCGGACAGCGATCCAGTACCTGAAGAAGAAGAACTCCGGGCGGGCGACATTCCTGCCGCTCGATGTCATGAAGGCAAGGTATGTCCCAAATGATGTACTTGCGAAGGTCAGACACCATGGGAGCTTCATCGGCACAGCCGAACAGCTTACCGGCGCCGATCCGAAATACAAGAACGTGATCGCGAACCTGCTCGGTGCGACAATCGTGGCGGATACATTGACCGGCGCTTCCGAAATCGCCAAGCTCGCCGGCTACCGGTACCGGATCGTCACGCTGGACGGCGATGTCGTCAATGCCGGCGGTTCCCTGACTGGCGGCGGCTCGAAAGGCCAGTCGACCGTATTCTCCCGGAAGGCGGAATTGGAAACCCTGACCGGACAGCTCGCAAAGCTGAACGAATCCGTGGAAGCGGCTGAACAGAAGGCGAGAGACATCAAATTCGCCACTGCCGGCAGTCTGCAGACAGTGACTGCCGCCGACCGCAGGCTCGCGGAGCTGAAATCGGCTGCAGAAGAAATCGATGCTGCGCTCCGTGAAACCTCATATGAGCTGCGTACGGCCGAAGCCCAGTACCAGATGTTCGAACGGGACCGCGCAGGTGCGAAGGACACAGCGAGCACACTGCTCACAAAACGGTCGGATCTCGAACGTCAGCAGCAGCTCCTGAAACGCGAGCAGCAGGAGATCCAGAGAGCTGTCGCATCCCTTGAGCGTCTGGCGGCTGACCGCCGTACGGAAGAACAGGTCCTGCGAGAACGGTACAGTGAACTCCGTGAACAGACGGCGGTACTGCGTGAGCAGGCGGCCCACAAGGCCGCGCTTGCAGAAGACGCCGGCCGCGAACTTGAGGCGTCGGAAACCAGGCTTCGCCGTCTTGAAGAGGAGAACCGTTTCCTGTCCGGCCAAGAGCAGGGCGAAATGCTGTCGCCTGAAGAAATCGAACGAAAAATCACCGAAACGGCAGCTGCTGTCGAATCATTGAAATCGGATCTTCTGGCCAAAAAGGAAGAACGCGACCGGATCAGCGGGGAAGTCGGGGAGAGAGAACTGCTCCTGAAGAAGGAAGCGGACCGGCTGGCACAGCTGGCTGCGGAGCTGAACCGGCTTCACGTGCAATATTCCAGAAGCGAAGTGAAACTGGAATCCCTTGGCGGCCGGCTGCTGGAAGAGTACGGGCTGTATCCGGACTTCGAGGTGCTGGAAGGTTTCGACGAAACGGAAACCCGCAGGCGTGTCGAACGGCTGAAACAGGAGATCGCTTCCCTCGGGCCGGTCAACCCGGGGGCTGTGGAAGAATACAGGGAAGTGCTGGAGCGGCACACGTTCTTGACCGAACAGCGCAATGATCTGCTCGAGGCGAAGACGACGCTGGAAGAGGCGATGTCGGAGATGGATACGGAGATGAAGACCCGCTTCACCTCGACATTCAATGCCGTCCAGCAGCGTTTCCGGACAGTCTTCAAGGAAATGTTCGGCGGCGGGGAAGCCGACCTTGTGCTGACGGATCCCGGCAATATGCTCGAAACGGGCATCGATATCATTGCACGCCCTCCGGGGAAGAAGCGCCAGAACCTCAGCCTTCTGTCCGGCGGCGAGCGGGCGCTGACCGCGATCACGTTATTGTTTGCAATCATCGAAGTCCGCCCGGTGCCGTTCTGTATATTGGATGAAGTTGAAGCCGCACTGGATGAAGCGAATGTCATCCGGTACAGCCGGTACTTGAAGAAGTTTTCAGAGGACACGCAGTTCATCGTCATCACCCACCGGAAGGGAACGATGGAAGGGGCGGATGTCCTGTACGGCATCACCATGCAGGAATCCGGCGTATCCAGGCTGCTGTCAGTCAAAATGTCTGACGTGCCGGAAGCTGCCCTGCAGACAACCTAA
- the rnc gene encoding ribonuclease III produces MTTNKKPTGKTSKAVLPGSVRRKFDELQERLDIRFTNVSLLYNAFTHSSYVNEHRSKRFTDNERLEFLGDAVLELAVSQYLYATEPGKSEGELTKLRAAIVCEPSLVTFSTELNFGDYILLGKGEELTGGRTRPALLADVFEAFVGALYLDQGFDVATDFLEGIVFPKIGLGAFSHVMDYKSRLQEIVQQTNHGQLHYRIVEESGPAHAKKFLTYVELGDTKLGEGIGRSKKEAEQEAARQAIQQLLEEHTKEES; encoded by the coding sequence ATGACGACTAATAAGAAACCGACAGGCAAGACATCGAAGGCTGTTCTTCCGGGTTCCGTGCGCAGGAAATTCGATGAGCTGCAGGAACGGCTGGACATCCGATTCACGAATGTGTCCCTGCTGTATAATGCGTTCACTCACTCTTCATATGTGAATGAGCACCGCAGCAAACGTTTTACCGATAACGAGCGGCTCGAATTCCTGGGGGATGCCGTACTGGAGCTTGCCGTGTCGCAGTATCTGTATGCGACCGAACCTGGAAAAAGTGAAGGGGAGCTGACCAAACTGCGTGCCGCCATCGTCTGCGAACCTTCGCTCGTCACGTTCAGTACCGAACTGAACTTCGGCGACTATATCCTCCTCGGCAAAGGCGAGGAACTGACCGGCGGACGGACCCGGCCTGCGCTTCTTGCCGATGTGTTCGAAGCATTCGTCGGTGCGCTCTACCTGGATCAGGGGTTCGATGTAGCTACTGACTTCCTCGAAGGGATCGTGTTCCCGAAGATAGGGCTTGGAGCTTTTTCGCATGTGATGGATTACAAAAGCCGGCTGCAGGAAATCGTCCAGCAGACCAATCATGGGCAGCTGCATTACCGGATTGTGGAAGAATCAGGTCCTGCACATGCGAAAAAGTTTCTAACGTATGTGGAGCTCGGTGACACGAAGCTCGGTGAGGGTATCGGCCGTTCCAAGAAAGAAGCAGAACAGGAAGCAGCGCGCCAGGCAATCCAGCAGCTATTGGAAGAGCATACAAAAGAGGAGAGCTGA
- a CDS encoding acyl carrier protein: MSTVLDRVTKVVVDRLGVDESEVKPEASFRDDLGADSLDVVELVMELEDEFDMEISDDDAEKIGTVGDAVSYIEEKTK; encoded by the coding sequence TTGTCTACAGTATTGGATCGCGTGACGAAGGTTGTTGTTGACCGTTTGGGGGTTGACGAGAGCGAAGTGAAACCTGAAGCTTCTTTCCGTGATGATCTCGGCGCTGACTCTTTGGATGTTGTTGAGCTCGTAATGGAATTGGAAGATGAATTCGACATGGAAATTTCCGATGATGACGCTGAGAAAATCGGCACAGTCGGAGATGCTGTCTCTTATATCGAAGAAAAAACTAAATGA
- the fabG gene encoding 3-oxoacyl-[acyl-carrier-protein] reductase, whose translation MERFTGKTAVVTGASRGIGREIALLLAREGASVTVNYSGSKERADEVVSAIEADGGRAIAVQADVTDPDSVKALIAETLETFGSIDLLVNNAGITKDNLLMRMKEDEWDAVLDTNLKGVFLCTKAVSRQMMKQRAGRIVNMASVVGIAGNAGQANYVAAKAGVIGLTKTTAKELAARGITVNAVAPGFITTDMTDALGDDVKDGLLGSIPLGSLGKPEDVARAAAFLLSDDASYITGQVLNVDGGMVM comes from the coding sequence ATGGAGAGGTTCACAGGTAAAACGGCTGTCGTCACAGGAGCCTCGCGCGGCATTGGCCGGGAGATCGCGCTGCTGCTGGCACGTGAAGGTGCGAGCGTAACGGTCAACTACAGCGGCAGCAAGGAACGTGCTGATGAAGTCGTATCGGCGATCGAGGCGGACGGCGGACGGGCGATCGCTGTCCAGGCGGACGTCACAGACCCGGACAGCGTGAAAGCGCTGATAGCTGAAACGCTCGAAACATTCGGCTCGATCGATCTTCTCGTCAATAACGCGGGAATCACTAAGGACAATCTCCTGATGCGCATGAAAGAGGACGAGTGGGATGCAGTGCTCGATACGAATTTGAAAGGCGTCTTCCTCTGCACGAAAGCGGTCTCCCGCCAGATGATGAAACAGCGCGCCGGACGCATCGTCAACATGGCGTCGGTTGTCGGCATTGCCGGCAATGCAGGACAGGCGAACTATGTAGCCGCAAAAGCGGGTGTGATCGGACTGACAAAAACGACGGCCAAGGAACTCGCGGCCCGCGGGATCACCGTGAACGCCGTTGCACCTGGATTCATCACAACCGACATGACGGATGCACTCGGTGACGATGTCAAAGACGGGCTGCTCGGCAGCATTCCGCTCGGCAGTCTCGGCAAGCCGGAGGATGTGGCGAGAGCCGCCGCCTTCCTGCTGTCCGATGATGCGTCCTATATTACTGGTCAGGTATTGAATGTGGATGGCGGCATGGTGATGTAA